From the Phycisphaeraceae bacterium genome, the window GCGTGGATTGGCAAGAATGAGTCGCATCGTTCCTCTCACGGCCCGTAGCGGCGCTGGCGAGGACGCTCGCGCGTGGCCGATGCTGGAGCCTGCGCAGCATCATAGGATTGACGGCCACTTCAAGGAGCCTCTCATGCAAACCGTTGCCGCGTGGTTCATGCGTGTTGTTCTGGTGCTCGCTCTGGCCGCTGCGCTGGCCGCCTGCGAGTTCAAGAAGGAAATCAAGCACCAGGGCGAGCCCGCGACGCCGCTGCCCAGCGCGGCCCAGACTCCGCCGGTGGCCGCTGACGACGACGCGACTCAGCCGCTCGACGCCGCACAGTTCCTGCGCTTCGGCCGCGCCGAGCCGCTGCCCAAGGCCCCCGGCAGCGTGCGCCTGGCGACCTACAACATCGAAAACCTCTTCGACGATGTCGATGACCCGAGCCTCAGCGGCGATCAGGACGACGCCGCCATGACCAAGCCGCTGGCTAACCGCATCGCCGCCGCCGACGCCCTGCGCCGTCTCGACGCCGACATCGTCGCGCTGCAGGAAGTCGAGTCCGAAGCCGCCCTGCGCTGGTTCATCGACCTGCACGCCAGCGACCTGGGCTACGAACACATCATCAGCCTCGACGCCGGCGACAATCGCGGCATCGAGCAGTCCGTCATCAGCCGCTTGCCGCTGAGCAACCCGCGCCAGTGGCTCAATGAAGAACTCGGCGGCGTCCACCCCGAGCTCTACGGCACGCAGCCCAACTGGGAAGCGGGCAACCCGATCCGCTTTCGCCGCTCGCCCCTGGCCGTCGATGTGACACTGCCCGGCGACGAGATCATCACGCTCATCGTCGTGCACCAGAAGTCGGGCCGCCACGCCGGATACTGGCGCGAGGCCGAAGCCCGCCGCATCGTCGCCATCGCCGCCGAGATCCAGGCCCAGCACCCGGACCGAGCCATGTTCATCCTCGGCGACTTCAACGCCGAGCCGACCGCCGCAAGCGTCCAGATGTACCTCGATCCGGCCACATTCGGCATCACGGGCGTCGGATCGTCAGCCCCACCGGCCCCCTGGGTGTGTCGGTTCACCGGCCTCTCGGGCCCCGAGATCGTCTCGCACGCCTCGGGCCGCCGCATCGACCTGATCCTGTCCAATGCCGCCGCCTCGAAGATGGTCGTGCCCGACTCGGCCTTCGTCCTGGGCACCACCGCCGCACCCGAGGGCATTCCCTTCGATGTCGCCCGCGAACTGCCCGGCTACGCCTCGGACCATTACCCGGTTTCGATCGATCTTCAGCCGCAGTGAGCGAGCCCGCCAGCGTCCGCAAGCGCCAGAACGCGCCACACTTGCGCCAAGCCGCGGGCTCTGCTCGGGTATGATCCCCGCGCGCTGGACCGGCTCGCCCCTTCGGCTGGTCAGCCCTGCATTCTTGAATTTCTCTTCACAATTTTGTGGACGATCGGCCGCTCGCCTACTCTTCGGGCGCTGCGGTGGTATGCTGATCGGCACGTCGCTGCAGCCCCGGGCGAGCCTCTCCGCCCGACAGGAGGGATATCGAACATGAATGGCGTCAAACCATGGCAACTGGCGGTGATTGTCCTCGGCCTGCTCGGCGGAACGGGGTTGCTGGTGTGGAATGCGATGGGCAAGAGCTCCAAGGTCCAGACGATCGACGAAATGTCCTTCGTCGATGTGCTCGATGGTTCGATGTACGTCGTCAATCTCCGCGGACGGCGGGGCATCGGCGTCCCGGCGCGCAACCCGGACACCGGCGAGTACACCCTGATGCCCGTGTTCCAGGACGGCAACGAGTGGGTCATTCCCGATTACTACCGCCCCGCGCTCAAGACCATCGACACTCAATCGGCGGAAATCGTCAACCCCGCATCCGGCCAGGTGCGGCCCGCCGCCGGCAAGCCAAGAGCGTACCCGACACCCAAGTCCAAGTGATCAATAAAGGACTCGAACATGACCAAGGGACACTCCATGATCCGCAACCGAGCCTTTACATTGATTGAACTTCTGGTCGTTGTCGCCATCATCGCGCTGCTGATCGGGATTCTTCTGCCGAGTCTCGGCCGCGCCCGAGACGCTGCACGAGGCATCGTCTGCGCGTCCAACCAGCGCTCCCTGGCCCAGGGCCAGATGATGTATGTCAATGACAACAGCGATCAATACGCAGGTGTCAATACCAGCGGGGCCGTCTATCAGTCACTGCGCGTCATTCCCGGCCAAGGTGCGGTGTGGGGACACACTCAACTATTGCACAATACGACTTCTTCAACGCCGACCACAACCTGGGACTGGATCTCACCGGTCATCGGCGATTCGTACTCCTTGTCTGCGAACCGAGCCGAACGAACACAGCAGATCTTCAACGATCTGGGCTGCGCGTCTGCGACGATCTACAACGACGCTGTCTATCCGGGCGGCCAACGCCCCGCTGACTTCGCAGAGTTTGACCAGCGAGCGCAGAGCTCCGGCTACAGGCAGGTTTCGTATCTGTCGCCTGCGAGTTTTCAATACTATTCCAATTCCCTTTCTCCTAATGAAGTCCCGAAGCCAACCCAAGATTCCGTGACACGTCTCCTCAGGGACCCACATGGCTCGCCAGTGGTCACGCCACGTTCATTCTCACCACGTCTGCCCAGAGTAGGTACGCAGCCCTCGAACAAGGTCTTGTTCGCTGATGGTACACGCTATTACGCCTTTATCGGTGGTCAATATATTCTGGACTTCGATCCACAGACAGCGCCGAGCTTCTTTTCCAGTTTCAGCGACGGTGGCCCGATTTTCAAGGGCTCGGCGCCCTACGGGCGAGACTTTCTCGCGAACACCAACTGGAACATCCAACTCAGCGCACGCCACCCTGGACAACAGATCAATGTTGCCTACTTCGATGGCCATATTTCCAATATGAGCATGACCGAAGCCTGGACCGACCCCAATCCCTGGTATCCCTCGCAGAGCCTCTTCAACGGCTTCAACGCAACCCCGGAGTCCATCGAGTTCATGAACAATCAGTCTCAAGGGGCAACCGAGAAACGAATCTACTGACCCAGACCAGAGGCACCGTTCATTGCCTTGCGTGTGAACAATCGCAAGCGCGAAATGACGCCATCGCCCATCGCCCACCTTCCATCGCCTGGGAACGTCTCCGCCGCTCGCTTCCCTATCCTCAGTCCATGCCCATCATCGACCTTCGTTCCGACACCATCACCCGCCCCACGCCCGCCATGCGTCAGGCCATGCACGCCGCCGCGCTGGGTGATGACACGCTCGGCGACGACCCCACCGTCCGCGCCCTCGAAGAACGCATCGCCGCGACGCTCGGCAAGCACGCCGCCCTGTTCGTCCCCAGCGGCACCATGGCCAACCTGCTCGCCATCCGC encodes:
- a CDS encoding endonuclease/exonuclease/phosphatase family protein, with protein sequence MQTVAAWFMRVVLVLALAAALAACEFKKEIKHQGEPATPLPSAAQTPPVAADDDATQPLDAAQFLRFGRAEPLPKAPGSVRLATYNIENLFDDVDDPSLSGDQDDAAMTKPLANRIAAADALRRLDADIVALQEVESEAALRWFIDLHASDLGYEHIISLDAGDNRGIEQSVISRLPLSNPRQWLNEELGGVHPELYGTQPNWEAGNPIRFRRSPLAVDVTLPGDEIITLIVVHQKSGRHAGYWREAEARRIVAIAAEIQAQHPDRAMFILGDFNAEPTAASVQMYLDPATFGITGVGSSAPPAPWVCRFTGLSGPEIVSHASGRRIDLILSNAAASKMVVPDSAFVLGTTAAPEGIPFDVARELPGYASDHYPVSIDLQPQ
- a CDS encoding type II secretion system protein, whose translation is MTKGHSMIRNRAFTLIELLVVVAIIALLIGILLPSLGRARDAARGIVCASNQRSLAQGQMMYVNDNSDQYAGVNTSGAVYQSLRVIPGQGAVWGHTQLLHNTTSSTPTTTWDWISPVIGDSYSLSANRAERTQQIFNDLGCASATIYNDAVYPGGQRPADFAEFDQRAQSSGYRQVSYLSPASFQYYSNSLSPNEVPKPTQDSVTRLLRDPHGSPVVTPRSFSPRLPRVGTQPSNKVLFADGTRYYAFIGGQYILDFDPQTAPSFFSSFSDGGPIFKGSAPYGRDFLANTNWNIQLSARHPGQQINVAYFDGHISNMSMTEAWTDPNPWYPSQSLFNGFNATPESIEFMNNQSQGATEKRIY